One Spinacia oleracea cultivar Varoflay chromosome 4, BTI_SOV_V1, whole genome shotgun sequence DNA segment encodes these proteins:
- the LOC130472119 gene encoding uncharacterized protein, which produces MKILSWNCRGIGNPWTVNALRDRCWREMPEIVFLMETKIDARQLERVRSKCGFVNGICLSSNGRAGGMGLWWRDINVEVLSFSPHHIEAEVRGENGDGIWKAIGIYGWPETEEKHRTWALMEEVKARSALPTIMFGDFNEILGMSEKEGGVVRRERLIDDFRGAMDSCSVRDLGFKGSIFTWEHGNTMETLIRERLDRFMADDAWVSLFPCFEVLHFPIYRSDHAPIMLKCGTDNQRKRGEKPFRFEAMWLSSEDCGRVVSHAWRGSRDDNIVTRIANVAGHLTSWATETFGAIKKRIRDAEKRLKSFQDSKHDATVLMQCKNIAEELDNLHKLEESYWHARARANELRDGDKNTKYFHHKASQRRKRNRIVGLNDNNGEWRTKPEELDEIITTYFEGLFATSNPTGFEEALEGVERKVSEVMNGRLDKEPSGEEIREALFQMHPNKAPGPDGMHALFFQKFWGIVGGDIVSFVKAWWRGETDLSEANRTCIVLIPKCNDPKSMMEFRPISLCNVLYKIISKTLANKLKPMLGSIISLEQSAFVPKRLITDNALVAFEIFHAM; this is translated from the coding sequence ATGAAAATCTTGTCATGGAACTGCCGGGGGATTGGCAACCCTTGGACAGTGAATGCCCTCCGAGATAGGTGTTGGAGGGAGATGCCAGAAATCGTCTTTCTAATGGAGACGAAGATTGATGCGCGACAACTCGAAAGAGTACGGAGCAAATGTGGTTTTGTGAATGGAATTTGCCTGAGCAGCAATGGCAGAGCGGGGGGTATGGGACTATGGTGGAGGGACATTAATGTTGAGGTCCTATCTTTCTCGCCTCATCACATTGAAGCGGAAGTTCGGGGAGAGAATGGGGACGGAATATGGAAGGCAATCGGCATATATGGTTGGCCGGAGACGGAAGAAAAACATAGAACTTGGGCACTAATGGAAGAAGTGAAGGCTCGGAGTGCGCTTCCAACGATCATGTTTGGTGACTTCAATGAAATTCTTGGTATGTCTGAAAAGGAAGGTGGGGTGGTGCGTAGGGAGAGATTGATCGATGATTTTCGTGGTGCAATGGACTCGTGTTCGGTCCGTGACTTGGGTTTTAAAGGTAGTATCTTTACATGGGAACATGGCAATACCATGGAGACACTCATTCGGGAGAGACTAGATAGGTTTATGGCGGATGATGCATGGGTCTCACTGTTTCCATGCTTTGAAGTTTTGCATTTTCCTATTTATCGCTCCGATCATGCTCCAATAATGCTGAAATGTGGCACGGATAACCAGAGGAAGAGAGGAGAGAAACCGTTTCGGTTCGAAGCAATGTGGTTGTCGAGTGAGGATTGCGGTCGGGTGGTCTCTCATGCTTGGAGGGGGTCGAGAGATGACAATATTGTGACAAGAATCGCAAATGTGGCTGGACACTTAACCTCCTGGGCAACGGAGACTTTTGGGGCCATTAAGAAGAGGATAAGGGATGCTGAAAAGAGACTAAAAAGCTTCCAAGATAGTAAACACGATGCTACTGTGCTAATGCAGTGCAAGAACATTGCCGAGGAGCTTGATAACTTACACAAATTGGAAGAATCTTACTGGCACGCCAGGGCAAGGGCGAATGAGTTACGGGATGGGGACAAGAATACAAAGTACTTCCATCACAAAGCGAGCCAAAGGCGGAAACGGAACAGGATAGTAGGCCTCAATGATAATAATGGAGAATGGAGAACAAAGCCAGAGGAGCTAGATGAGATTATTACAACATATTTTGAGGGGTTGTTTGCCACAAGCAACCCCACTGGCTTCGAGGAAGCATTGGAAGGTGTCGAAAGGAAGGTCTCGGAAGTGATGAATGGCAGGCTTGATAAGGAACCGTCGGGTGAAGAAATACGCGAAGCACTCTTCCAAATGCATCCCAATAAAGCCCCAGGGCCGGATGGTATGCACGCCCTCTTTTTTCAGAAATTTTGGGGGATTGTAGGTGGGGATATTGTGAGTTTTGTGAAGGCATGGTGGAGAGGAGAGACTGACTTATCTGAAGCAAATCGTACGTGCATAGTACTAATCCCAAAGTGCAATGACCCGAAGAGCATGATGGAATTCCGACCAATAAGCCTTTGCAACGTCTTATACAAAATCATCTCAAAGACGCTTGCAAATAAGCTAAAACCAATGTTGGGTTCTATTATCTCCCTGGAACAAAGCGCCTTTGTTCCAAAGCGGCTTATTACGGACAATGCCCTAGTGGCTTTTGAGATTTTTCATGCCATGTAA
- the LOC130472118 gene encoding uncharacterized protein, whose translation MADDLTEIYGRLAINNDEEEVLDLGSIVTEENDDKVALMLVGRLLTDRPFNVDAFQRTIIQSWAMTGKAVVRSIGPNLFAFQFFHWRDKEKVILGGPWCFDNQLLILSEVTGDEQPTEVALNFSPFWVRIRNLPFNCRTNAHVKAVAGCLGAVLEVEDDDVGIDKDRRVRVLLDVRKPLRREKTIKNKRGMDVVVEFRYER comes from the coding sequence ATGGCTGATGATCTAACGGAAATTTACGGCCGCCTAGCGATCAATAATGATGAGGAGGAAGTTTTGGACTTGGGGAGTATTGTTACGGAGGAAAACGACGATAAAGTTGCACTAATGCTTGTAGGGAGACTATTAACAGACCGCCCTTTCAATGTGGATGCTTTTCAGCGAACGATAATACAATCATGGGCAATGACGGGGAAGGCGGTTGTGCGTAGTATTGGACCGAATTTGTTTGCTTTTCAGTTCTTTCATTGGCGTGACAAAGAGAAGGTTATTCTCGGTGGACCCTGGTGTTTTGATAACCAACTCCTGATTTTGAGCGAGGTTACAGGGGATGAACAACCAACGGAGGTAGCCCTGAATTTCTCACCTTTCTGGGTGCGAATCCGCAACCTCCCTTTCAACTGTCGAACAAATGCTCACGTAAAGGCAGTTGCTGGCTGCCTAGGAGCGGTTTTGGAGGTGGAGGACGATGATGTTGGAATTGATAAGGACCGCAGAGTTCGGGTTTTGCTAGATGTGCGGAAACCACTACGGCGGGAAAAGACTATAAAGAACAAAAGAGGCATGGATGTGGTGGTGGAGTTTCGGTATGAACGCTGA